A window of Proteiniborus sp. DW1 contains these coding sequences:
- the atpD gene encoding F0F1 ATP synthase subunit beta yields MAEKNVGKIIQIIGPVLDIRFDEDNLPRILNAIKIKGNGVEVVAEVAQHVGDDTVRCIAMSSTDGLVRGMDAIDTGNPITVPVGKETLGRLFNVLGEAIDNGKPIKAKENFPIHRPAPSFEEQETATEIFETGIKVIDLIAPYAKGGKIGLFGGAGVGKTVLIQELINNIATEHGGLSVFAGVGERTREGNDLYYEMKESGVIDKTSLVFGQMNEPPGARMRVALTGLTMAEYFRDVQGQDVLLFIDNIFRFTQAGSEVSALLGRMPSAVGYQPTLATEMGILQERITSTKKGSITSVQAVYVPADDLTDPAPATTFAHLDATTVLSRAISELGIYPAVDPLDSSSRILDPLIVGEEHYRVARQVQEILQRYKELQDIIAILGMDELSDDDKITVARARRIQRFLSQPFNVAEQFTGMPGKYVPISETVRGFREILEGKHDNLPESAFLFVGTIDEAVEKAKKMGY; encoded by the coding sequence ATGGCCGAAAAAAACGTAGGTAAAATAATTCAGATAATCGGACCTGTATTGGATATAAGATTTGACGAAGATAACTTGCCACGTATTCTCAACGCAATAAAGATAAAAGGAAACGGCGTTGAAGTAGTGGCAGAAGTAGCACAACACGTAGGCGACGATACTGTTAGATGTATTGCCATGTCTTCTACAGATGGCCTTGTAAGAGGTATGGATGCAATAGATACAGGAAACCCTATAACAGTTCCAGTAGGAAAAGAAACTTTAGGTAGACTATTTAATGTCCTTGGTGAAGCTATAGATAATGGCAAGCCAATAAAGGCTAAAGAAAACTTCCCGATTCACAGACCAGCACCATCTTTTGAAGAGCAGGAAACAGCAACTGAAATATTTGAAACAGGTATCAAGGTTATAGACCTTATAGCACCTTATGCTAAGGGGGGTAAAATAGGTCTTTTCGGAGGAGCAGGTGTTGGAAAGACAGTTCTTATTCAGGAGCTTATTAATAACATAGCAACAGAGCATGGAGGGCTTTCAGTATTTGCAGGAGTTGGTGAAAGAACTAGAGAGGGAAATGACCTTTATTATGAAATGAAGGAGTCAGGAGTTATTGACAAGACTTCACTAGTATTTGGTCAGATGAATGAGCCACCAGGAGCCAGAATGAGAGTTGCTTTAACTGGACTTACAATGGCAGAATATTTTAGAGATGTACAAGGACAGGACGTACTTCTATTTATAGATAACATATTTAGGTTTACACAAGCAGGGTCAGAGGTTTCAGCGCTACTTGGACGTATGCCAAGTGCAGTTGGATATCAGCCTACACTAGCTACAGAGATGGGAATACTACAAGAGAGAATTACATCAACTAAAAAGGGTTCTATTACATCAGTTCAGGCTGTTTATGTACCTGCTGACGACTTAACAGACCCTGCACCAGCGACTACATTTGCTCACTTAGATGCTACAACAGTTCTTTCTCGTGCTATATCAGAGCTAGGTATATACCCAGCAGTTGATCCATTAGATTCATCATCTAGAATTCTAGATCCATTAATAGTAGGAGAAGAACACTATAGAGTAGCTCGTCAAGTACAAGAGATACTACAAAGATACAAAGAGCTTCAAGATATTATAGCCATATTAGGTATGGATGAGCTATCTGATGATGATAAGATAACTGTTGCACGAGCAAGAAGAATTCAACGTTTCTTATCACAGCCATTTAACGTAGCAGAACAGTTTACAGGTATGCCAGGTAAATACGTACCTATTAGCGAAACTGTAAGAGGATTTAGGGAAATACTTGAAGGTAAGCATGATAATTTACCAGAGTCTGCATTCCTATTTGTTGGAACGATAGACGAAGCTGTTGAAAAAGCTAAGAAAATGGGATATTAG
- a CDS encoding F0F1 ATP synthase subunit epsilon, with protein MAGFMLEIVTPDRKFFEEEVDMVIVRGVEGDLGILKGRAPLVTPLDIGKIKIKQDGKIRIAAIAGGYVEVGNEKTTIISDAAEWPEEIDIDRAKGAKQRAEERLKRRDNIDVARAEIALRKAVNRIRVAEEKE; from the coding sequence ATGGCAGGTTTTATGCTAGAAATAGTAACTCCTGATAGAAAGTTCTTTGAAGAAGAAGTAGACATGGTAATCGTAAGAGGTGTAGAAGGGGACCTAGGTATTTTAAAAGGTCGTGCACCATTAGTTACTCCTCTTGATATAGGAAAGATTAAGATAAAACAAGACGGCAAAATAAGAATAGCAGCCATTGCTGGAGGATATGTAGAGGTTGGCAATGAAAAGACAACTATAATCTCAGATGCAGCAGAATGGCCTGAAGAAATAGACATAGATAGAGCAAAGGGTGCAAAGCAAAGGGCTGAAGAAAGGCTAAAAAGAAGAGATAATATAGATGTTGCCAGGGCAGAGATTGCTCTTAGAAAGGCAGTAAATAGAATTAGAGTAGCTGAAGAAAAAGAATAA